DNA sequence from the Cyprinus carpio isolate SPL01 chromosome B13, ASM1834038v1, whole genome shotgun sequence genome:
ataagacaatgaaagtgattttttgatcttgcatgcatgtcaacctgttgtcgGGGACTCAAAACCAAACTATGAACCTTTCATAAATCTTAATAGGGGCACTTTTACAACTACCTTAcgaactattaataagcagcatataaggaatttattgaggcaaaagtcgtagttactggtttgttaatagcaggaattggatgttaaaataaagtgtgacctaaaATTCCAGACTTTGTATCAACCGAAAAGAACAGgatgttaaattaacactgctctTTATTTAAAGCAGCAGTTTTCATTGCAATGGTACCACGTGGCACCTATAAAACATACATACTGCAGTCTGACCTACCTTGTTAGCATTCTGTAGCGTGCTGACCTGAGCGGGCGAGTCGAAGCCCACCCCTCCCTCACTGCAGGGCTGATGATCAGTGATCTTATCGTTAGCTTGCAGCGGCTTGGCAGCTGCAGGGAGGGAGGCGGGCGCCAGGCCAGGGATTACACTGACAGCTCCTGGAATCCGTGGCACTGCGCCTGGCAGAAGGCTGGCAGGGTTGACAACTAAGCTAGCCTGAAAGAAACAGACAGGTCTTTAAATCTGTGACAAAACTTAAATTCAATACACAAGTGCCTATTGCTCACATGCCAAGATCAGAGAGAGACTGGTTTGTACTATTTTAGAAGTACAGTacactagatttgcatttcctgcaGGACATGGTCATGTATGCAAGGCAGCAACAGAATAGCGAATAGGGTAACATCTAGGTTTTAGGTCTGTGTCAATAAGTCAAGATGCCTGTTTGAATTAATGCGAGAAAGAAATCAAAATTCAGTATGCAGATTTTAGGTCAATGTCACAATTGTTggttaatgtggtaaatataaataGGCTGCTGCCTTGCAAACACTGTAAACAGCACATTGCTAGCTGCAGAGCACTGCATCAAGTGGTTTCCTACTGGTGCAGTAATGGTTTACCCTTACAGCATTGGCATAGAGAGAAACAATGTTATGGCAAAGCTACAGATGTCCTGGTATACCAGAAACAATGAAAACgttaacagaatatatatatatatatatatatatatatatatatatatatatatatatatatatatatatatatatatatatatatatatatatatatatatatatagagacagAAATATAGATTTTTCACAGATTGTTGACAGGCATTGTGGAGTCATAAAAGAGCTCAATGAAAAGCAAGACTGTAGCTTTTCTTTGACTTCTGAAAAAGAACATGCCAGGaggacaaagtaaaaaaaaaaaaaaaaaaagagagagagagagagagagaaatacagaaaacactGTTTTCACAATGAGAGAAAAGTAtagagatttaattttttttaaacattacttgAAGTTCTCCAATCCTTGaggttttttttgattttagagGGCTTGTAGGCTCCTGTGcgattaaataatattaattacattcaaGTCAAACAGTAAAAACCAATAACCATTTAAACAGGTTCTGGAAATCTcacaaataatgtataaaataaaataaaataaaaataaataaaatgtttaattttaaatattttaatctctATTTTCTACATGTAAACAATGGTTTTTGGAAAAATATTCTGTTGTATAAAGATGAAATAAAGCAACAAAGCAGATTTATTTCCGAGTATACCTTGCTTGAGGTCAGTGTTGATTTGTCCATTTCATTTGTTTCAGACTTGCTGGGCTTCTTAGGTACTTTCTGTATATGGATAATGTAGTACAAGTATTTAGCTTTcatgaagtgtaaaaaaaaaaaaaaacacaaaaaaccttGGGAAAAGGTTGGGAAACAAACGGTACCGGAGGAGCTTTAGGCTTTGCTGAACTGAAGAGGTCATCGTCTTCATCATCACCGAACAGTGTGGGGACAGCTGGTTTTCCAGAGCTCTGAGACGGCGCctgtaaaatgaaaatacttCCATCAGTAAGTAACCTCTGTGTCACCACGAAGAGGAAAAGTCTAAGCAGGCAAagtctagataaaaaaaaaaaaaaaaccttgctatgtgtactacgttaagctaactgagacttattataGCACTTGAGTATCATTGCGGTTCtgatgattttgattgcttccattgtcctcatttataagtcactttggataaaagcgtctgctaaatgagtaaatgtaattacTAAATAGTTCATCATAGCACAGACTTACAGATGGTTTAGGAGAAGTGGCAAAAAGGTCTACATCAGGATCGTTGTCCCTCTGTTGCGTGTGACTGAAAAGTAGTTCCTCATCTTGAAACACACCTGTGCTCGTCATTTGGGGCCCATGATCCTGAGATCACAATCAGaatcaataaataacattaaataaccTACTTAAAGTCATACAGATTCATACCTCACAgtactaaaaatctaaaaacaactaACCGTTAGTGCATTCTTTTCTGTTGATGTGGATGTTTTGGGGGCAGGAATTATGTCATCAGTGTTCATatcttcatcatcatcgtcatcatcatcaaaaaGACTCAGTGCTGTTTTCTTGGCCTTGGTCCCCTTACTCTCCAGGGGCGGAGGACCCTCCTTTTGTAGCTTGTCACCATCAGCAGTCTCCTCTTGAATCCTATTATGTTTCTGTGGAACAGACCATCCCCATTTCTCTAACACTTTTTATTTAGGTGTAACCCATAATTGTCAATGTTTATTGCTCTTTTTATGCTATATGTAAATAACATctctcttttttaacattttactcaCTTTACTTGTGTCCTGCTCGTCTGCTAATACATCAATCCCTCCAAAAAGGCTTACTGCTCCTACTGGCTTCTTCTTAATCTCAGTGCTGTCTTCAGAGGGAGGAATGGATTCCACATGCTTCTTTTCCTCTGCTATCTTGTCTTTTGCTACATTAGGTACATTCTCCTCCTCCGTAGATTCAAACAGAGAGGGAGCACCAGAAACCTGAAACACATATCATTTTTAGCTactaaaaaaacacagtaaataaaaattgacCTGCATTAATGTAGATTCGCAAAAAAAGTATGtcaaataatttataatgaatgaTTGGAAACATACAGTACCACTACCACTCAAACGTTTTGGGCCAGTAAGATacataagaatatatatattcaattataacaatatttcacaatattactatgaAATGCAGCCtttggtgagcatataagacttctttcaaaaacattaaaaatctcaaaGATCAAAATTCTGTAAAGTAGCCTAAAAAGTATATAGACACTCAAGCCACACTTACCTTCGCTTCAGAAGAAGCtttatttgcaggtgttttaaagCCAAAAAGAGGTTCTTTgtcctcatcatcatcttcatcctcaaaCAGGAGAGATACTCTCTGAGATGACTTTTTACTGCAAGGACAGACAAAAAATTTTTACAGCATGATTTATTGTTTCTCTCAATACTTTAGTACATTAACTGATCACCGATCCACAAACCTTGACTCGTTTGTGGCTGCAAACAAATCATCATCAAACAGGCCGTCTCTTTGTGGTGCTTTGACACTGTGTAGCCTAGAGGGGGCGCTAACACTTGACTTCATTCCGCTGGGCTTCACTTCCGGGCTCTCTTTGCTGGGCTTGGAGCTAATCCACTGATCCTGATATACAGACAAGCAAATGTTGTGCCATGTCATGTGATATCAGCATACATCATCgactgaacaaataaaaatgctattttgtcacactttattttaaggtccaattctggttattaacaaaccattaactatgacttttgcctgcTTACTAATAGTTAGGTAGTTGCTtactaatagttagtaaggtagttgctaagtttaggtattgggtagaattagggatgcagaatatgtgctttataagtactaataaacagccaatatgttaattaTAGACATGCTAACAAggaactagttaatagtgagaattggtccctatactaaagtgttacagacaatttttttttgtattgtaacatatgtactgtatttttaacaacTGTATTGACTGTAATTGGTTTACTCTGCATTAAACACAAATACCTCCTCATCGCTGAAGAGTAAACTGGATTCAGGTTTCTTGGGTTGTAGAGATGTTTTTTTGACCTGAACCGACTTCGACTTTGGTGTTGATGAAAAAAGGTCCTAAAAAAGTCAAAACAGACTTGTTTAAAACCACTGACTAGAATAAAATATATCTAGATTACCATCTCTTCAAACATCacctcttcttcttcatcatcaaaTATTGAGAGCGGAGCTTTACTGGGTTTGTTCTGAGTTGTCAGCTTTGACTTACTTGCAGTCTGACTTGCGAATAGCCAAAACAAGCAGGAACCAGAACAGCAAATACATCAAAGACAAGTATCAGGAGTCAGTTTGTAAGTGAGGTTGAGTGAtctaactaaaacaaatattttgaatattgtcaagatatatattttaaaggaatgaatagttcacccaaaaatcaaaaaatctgtcatcatttactcagcctcatgtcgttccacaactgtttttgaattttgaagaaccaaaaagttgatggtccccattgacttcaacAGTAgggaaataaatactatggaagtcaatggggaccatcaactgtttgattaccagcaatcttcaaaacatcttcaacataagaaagcaactcatacaggtttgaaggtgagtaaatgatgacagaattttcatttttgggtgaattatccctctAACACCCTAAAATGTCTGTTAtcaatttgaataataattttcataaacagaaacaaatcaaACCTTTTTCTGCCTGCAAAATGTCTTCGTACTaaacattaatacttttaattcatGAGACAAGAAGTGGCTACCAAACTAGTCTACTGAATCTTTAGGAGATTTACTAATATACTATTCaaagttaaaattattaatataatactatGTAATCACTGCAATATTCACAGTGTTGCTAAATTTTGTATAGTCATTCATTACAAAAATacctgaatattaaatatttggcccagcactaatttaaatacaCTGGAAAACTGAGAATAGGCTCTCTGTATCATGACTATATAAAAGTGACGTACTTGTGAGTCTTCATCGTCTGAGAACAGACTCTTGCTATGTGTTTTCTCAGACGCTCCCAGTGCAGGTGAAGATTTGACTGCTTCAGGCAGAGCTCCACTCTGCAGAAACAATGCAATAACAATCAACACAGCAGGTATTAATACAACAGAGAGACTGAACGTTTTCTACCTCTTCAGACTCGGCAGACTCTTCACTAGTGGAAGGCCGGCGTTTCTTCAGACCCTCCAGTATATTTTTAGTGCCGGGCCCGAACATTGAAATGGCACCAACAGGAGGCTGCAAGCAAACTCAATCAGTATAtaaccaacaacaacaatcatAATGAAATAATGATGATTAAAAAAGCAGACCTTTTTCTCTGGAGGACGTGTCTCCTCCTCCCCCTCGGCTCTTTTGTCCTGCTGGGGACGAGCtgcaccttcatcatcatcatcatcatcctcctcatcagCTTCTCCAAACAGATCTACAGTCTTCTTTGGCATTTGCTTCTCTTGTCCTGATCACAAAGATACACATTTAAGCTTTCCCAAAAAGACAATCAGTTGTCATACCTCAGGGCAAATGTTAGGTGTGTACCAGGGGTGGATTTGTTAGGCGCCTTCCCACTGAAgaaatcatcatcatcgtcatcatcatcaaacAGCCCACCTCCCACCGAGGCACGCTTTGGAGCTGCCTGCACTTTGGGCTTCACTGGACTCTCACTGCCTTTGCTCTCTAGTGAGTCTGAATCATTTGGTGAGCGCAAAAGTTTGTTTTCTGTGGGTAAGGGGCATGAAGAAATCTTACTCATAACAGAAAACTgttatgtaaaacagtgtgcggGTATGCAAATTGAATGAAGTTAATAATTACCACGAAAGATGGAGACAGCGCCAGTGGGTATTTTCTTCGTTTTAGGGGGCTCTACAAAAGCAAGTGAAAAAGATAAGATGACAAGTACTGTATGTGAAGGAGTTTTATATGTCAACACAAGGTGGGTGTTAGAATGTACAAAAAGAAAACTGAGATGATGATACTGTACAGCCATGGAGTCAttatagtaaaacaaaaaaaggaaaagaaatccTGACTCAACGCTTGTTAAATGGCTATTTAtgaaacacataaatacacagattatttttttttttaagtaagaggttttttttcagtaagacagttattattttaaatggccatttacaaaatacataaatataaattaaataattttttttttttttacagtcaacCCAGTATTATTTACAAACTACatcaataaatagaaataaatgtaaattcattttcatttttttagtgagAAGAAAGAGTGAAAGCAGGAAATTGGTTGGTTGGAACAATGGATCATATTATGACCAAATCAGTATAAAAATTGTGATATAACAGAAGTAGTGACATATCTTTTCTTCTATGCTGTGATGTACaacaaagtgaaaaaaatgtAGTGCAGGACTTGGTTCTATGCATCTGAATGTGAGCCTGCATCACTGAATTATCTAGAAGGACTGGCACATCTGACTTTAAACAGGCAACAGAATTAGATCTGAGAAGAGTGACAGTTACTAAGTCTTACCTGTTGCCTGGATTACAGTCTTTTCCTTTTCCAGAGGCTCGGTTTTGGGTGCATCAGAAAACAGATCTCCCTAAAGAACAAATATTATGAACTGACTTTCACAGCTTACTACCATGTCTTTTGCATCATACTACATTATTATTTACCAACCTCATCGTCGTCATCAAACAGGCCTTTGCCTCCACTAAAAAGTCCACCCTTTCCACCGAATGGAGAATATTCCTCATCTTCCATTTTTGGTGGTTTGAACATCTCATCCTGATCATCCTCCACTGtaattacatgtatataaaatacatgatAATTATTTTACTAGCTACACTAATTGCCTTCCACTTCTGAAAGGAACTATGATACAACTATACCACAAGTTTCAAAAATGCTAGATAACAGTGTAgttgttttcaataaaacaatacaaattacagTCATCTGCTGATTATTATATGTACATACACTACCATACAAAAGTATGGAgtctgtataattatttattttcaaatttaatattttaataagaaagAATACATTCAATTTGTGCATTAAAGCTTTGCTATgacaagaaaatatattaaaatagtaaaaatgtttcactatatttttgatcaaataaatgaagctctggtgatcataagagacttctttcaagaacCCTGGGGGGAAAaataccgaccccaaactttcgaacggtAGTGTGCATTTGGCAGCGTGATCTGAGAAGCACGTGCTATATGAAGCTCATACCCTGAGGTTTTGACTCTTTCTTTGTTTTACTCTTCTTCTGGGTTATGGATGGCCCTGATGACAATGCTTGAGAACAAACAAGTGCATGCACACAGATAAACTTGAGAAAGAAAACTAACTGAATGGAAAGATGAAAAGATGTTAAACAATAAATCATTTCAATTCATATGTTGTTCATGAGCATACATGTGCGGTCTGCTTCTGGCTTATTTGGAGTCTCTCCCTTGATTCTGGCTGCTAGTTCATCAGCAAAGGATGGCAGACCAGTGTCCTGAAAGACATAGGATGCAGGAAATCTAATGTTAAGTTTTAGTTTGCACATTTTAGTAAGATAACATCTCATAATACTAATTTGCTAAGTATCTCAGGTGCTAAGAAAATAGAAAGCTATTAACCTTTTTGAGCTCATCCTCATCCTTATCAGACCCTCCAAATATGTCCGAATCTTCATCTTCATTCTCTTCATCAGCATCATCATAACTAGCAACAGATGGCTTCTATGGGATAAACAAATTAATGTTTGACTAGAAATACagcaatctatatatatatctatatcaaaAATAACacttctaataatatatatatatatacatatatacatatacatacatacagtactgtgcaaaagtcttaggcacgttagtattttcaccccaaagaatggtgttcggccagttatttctctcttttgctgtagtgtatcagtagaaaatatcagtttacatttccaaacattcattttgccattaattttaataataatctagtgagatttttgaatgcacaagcagtctgacaatagccggtgctccacacagagatctgatctcaccatcatcgaatctgtctgtgaatacatgaagaaacagatgaaactgagacatcAGTCATCATctgatgccccccccccccccccaatttctTTCTCTATCCATTTGTTAAGTGGTGACGTAAGAAGCTcagtttccgggtccaagcctcaactcgctttacttgagaatactacctcagcagccgtttatgagcactgtatattcatattaaacatttaagctaaacattttcaaacttacggtgtacactacacacttatatttatattttcattgtctggctatctgggaTTTCGGTATGGAGGTAAAGGTttggattataatttttttggtagtattatcaccacattgtgagtgtatattgcaccttttgttgttttctcgtggaACCTGACAGAGCATTTGGACGTGTAAGCGGTGACGCGTGATGTGAGACTTAACAAGCGGATTATGCACATGAAAACCTTTTAAGTAAATCTCACAATattggattgtttttgttttacaaccCACTTTATTTTACATGTGGCATCATCACACatctataaaatataatctaCACTGCTATAAAAGCTATGgttaaatattacacatatatcCTTCACTTTATGCATTACATCCTTATATGGTGTCAATCTGTCATGTGTATATAAACTACCAGAGTAGAACAATAGGACAATAGGAAGAAGTCTTACTTTCTTAAAGTTGCCATGGACTTCCTCATCCTGGTCAGAGTATTCATCTGACTGCTTAGAATATAAACCAAATGGAggattatacatacatttttttaaaggaacactccactttttttgaagaaaaattttccaactcccctagagttaaacaataggcgttttttgtttttgaattagttcagccgatctccgggtctggcagtagcacttttagcttagcttagcatagatcattgaatctgattagaccagtaccatttcactcaaaaatgaccaaagagtttcgatatttttcctatttaaaacttgactcttctgtagttacattgtgtactaagaccGATTTTCTAGCCCGATATGGTTAGGTACCAACTCTCATTCCGGCGTAATAATCAcggaactttgctgccgtaccatgggtgcagcagccgcaatgatattacgcagcgcctgaaaatagtcccagcTAGGTAACTTCCAATAAGCCTATTTTCAGGTACGCCGTAATATCATtgtgcctgctgcacccatggtacggcagcaaagCAGCCATATTGGCCTAGAAAATTGCAACTTTTAATTTTCCgtcggtcttagtacacgatgtaactacagaagagtcaagttttaaataggaaaaatatcgaaactctttggtcatttttgagtgagatgcTAACTGTCTGGTGAGTATTTTCAGGcgatgctaagctaagctaaaagtgctaacaccagacccggagatcggctgaatggattcgaaaacggtaaaactcaactgtttgaCTCTAgaggagttggaaaatgagcctatcttcaaaaaaagtggagtgttcctttaaatggTTTCAAAAATAATTGGGTATAatggttttgaaattaaaaaatgtattcaataaacaaaacattcattttttattttattttcaatgctCTTAAAATGTTAACcaataattcttttttaatttgttcatgaatttaATATACCTCATCACCTTCTTCAACATCACTCTCAATGACGCTGTCTCTGCCACTCCCGATAGACATTTctataaaacacaccagttaaaAGCAAcctaaaacaagacaaagaaaatcAGAAAGATTATGAATCTGAAATCTCACCATCGCTGGATAGATCGCCCAAGCCAACATCCTCCTGATCCATAAATGCTTGGGAACCAATCAAGTACGGCAAAGGCCTGTCCACATACAGGTCCTaccaataaaaatacatttaggcaCAGAAAAAGCCTTGAAGATGTACCCAGTGACATGGCTCAGTTCCCTCTTTCAATTTTTGGgattattttgcacattttaacaCCACTAACCCAAAAGCcactaattatatataataactgtCTGATCAACAAATAAGTGCTCGAGGGCTGTAGGGAAGCATTTACCTTTGCTTCCAAAATGGGCTCGACTTTTTCCAGAGTCTCTTCATCCTCAGAGTCTGAGTTTCCTGCTTTAATGTCCAGCTGTTCAAAAGCAGATTCCAGGACCTTCAGACCGTAGTTGACGGCCTCTTGGACTTTGGGAATGAGTTCTGCTTCTTTCTGTTCCCTTGTCTTCTCCTTCACATACAGTATGATAGAAATGgactttaatactttttaattcctattaattaactatatgaaatCACAGAAACGACCCACAGCAGAAATAACCAGAAAAACATTCCCAGTCACTACCTGCTCAGGATGTTTCTCCATGGTTTCTGGCTTTGGTGCAGGGTCTTCCACCTCTTCATCGTAAACcctctaataaataataaaaaaagaaaacatcagacATCACAATAAACAGCGGATGTTCATGTTTACACCcttattttttcttgaaatgtaTCAAATGTCACAATTTCCCAATATGAAGGGAGAAAAATCTTCAATAAGGAATTTACAGTCGGGCCACTTCGAATCTCAAGGGAGGAACTTTGAACAGGAAATGTGTAAATATCAAAAGCTGACAAactctatattatctatattGCCCTATATTGTCAAAGGTCAAGTGTGATGTTGTTTCAGTTTAAAACTTGCACTGCGTTGCATCCACATACAAAGTGAATTCTCATTTAGCTAAAATGATGAAAGaaatacatacattctcaatgaaCTGTGTGTTAGACAGCATGAGGAAGTCGTTAAACACTGTGTGTAGGCGGCTGTCTGTGGCTTTAGTGTCCTGGATAAGACCGTCCAACTGTTTCTCAATCTCATGTGTCTTGGACAACATCCTCTGAGAGAAGTCTTGCAGGAAAAGAAACAACTGCAGAGacacaaataaacattcagtCTAGACCATCTGTATAACGCAGCGACAAGCGCATTCAATAATGGATATGAAACAGGAATGCATGCATTTCACTCCGTACCCCTGAATCTGCTGCCAGCGACCAGTTTGTGCTGGATTTCTGCATCTCTTCCAGCGTCCAGGGTCTCTCCCACACTTGCTCTGTCTCCCCATTATGGTTACTGGGGCCATTCTCCATGAAATTAGACATGCTGGTTCACTCTGTTGAAGATCACAGGTTTACCGGAGTATATTACTGATAGAAAGACATTATAACTCAAGATTATATAGATGAGATTAAATCTCAGTAAAATCATGACTGCCTCGTGGAAAAGAAATGTGCCTAATTCTACTGATTGTGCAGTGTACTTCAGTTCTTAAaagtctatttttaaaaatggtactggcacataatttaataaagtaaatgccAACTAATTGTACTTAAAGAGAATATACTTTCAAGACTGTTTAAGTACTTAACACTTCAGTACAATTTTATAAAGTACATGTTGTAATAGTTTCAAATTAAAAGCTGCACATTTCAATCactaataatctttttttttatcatgctttaaagaagtacacttattttaatgttgactaacatactagagcacatgtaaagtacttgagtGTAACTGCACTCCAAACTGTAGTGTTACTCGATACATCTGAAgctaaaggtgctgtatgtaagattttgactctactaaagcataaaaataccatatgtttgcagatatttaagaaacgtgctaagttaacatactgtttatctgaaaaacaatactacagtcagttattctcctttgaaaatgttcgttctgggccggaatgtgagtctctgttttggttcgtgaaacccacccactgccagtttacccaattgtagtTCAgaaccccgggttgccagttggcgggaaacacaacatatttaatttcattcatagtcaagtgcgctcgttcctatttgtgtcatcaatctggcaacctgcgtgtggtcaagtctgaggaggaggggctgggtgaaaaatccctctccaatattttgaatttggactgcagtacctagttcaaccacttggtgtcaatcctacatacagcacctttaatacgttttaaaagtactaaatttcaacttcattttgAAACAATTGCCTATTGACATCCATgacataaaagtttaaaatagaaatgacattaatgtttaaacatatttcaaaataatagaaataattatgaaattacatacaaaATGCAACTAACTAGTCATCCTTAAGAGATTCAAAAAGCACTCTAATCAACTGAATTttagtataaattaaaaatggaagacatttaatttagttgtaaataacatgcagttaaatatctgaaaacattacattcatttcgaacctaattatattcttttaaagtacagtacaggtcaaaagtttggaaacatta
Encoded proteins:
- the LOC109049812 gene encoding WASH complex subunit 2-like isoform X6, producing the protein MSNFMENGPSNHNGETEQVWERPWTLEEMQKSSTNWSLAADSGLFLFLQDFSQRMLSKTHEIEKQLDGLIQDTKATDSRLHTVFNDFLMLSNTQFIENRVYDEEVEDPAPKPETMEKHPEQEKTREQKEAELIPKVQEAVNYGLKVLESAFEQLDIKAGNSDSEDEETLEKVEPILEAKDLYVDRPLPYLIGSQAFMDQEDVGLGDLSSDEMSIGSGRDSVIESDVEEGDEQSDEYSDQDEEVHGNFKKKPSVASYDDADEENEDEDSDIFGGSDKDEDELKKDTGLPSFADELAARIKGETPNKPEADRTSLSSGPSITQKKSKTKKESKPQVEDDQDEMFKPPKMEDEEYSPFGGKGGLFSGGKGLFDDDDEGDLFSDAPKTEPLEKEKTVIQATEPPKTKKIPTGAVSIFRENKLLRSPNDSDSLESKGSESPVKPKVQAAPKRASVGGGLFDDDDDDDDFFSGKAPNKSTPGQEKQMPKKTVDLFGEADEEDDDDDDEGAARPQQDKRAEGEEETRPPEKKPPVGAISMFGPGTKNILEGLKKRRPSTSEESAESEESGALPEAVKSSPALGASEKTHSKSLFSDDEDSQDLFSSTPKSKSVQVKKTSLQPKKPESSLLFSDEEDQWISSKPSKESPEVKPSGMKSSVSAPSRLHSVKAPQRDGLFDDDLFAATNESSKKSSQRVSLLFEDEDDDEDKEPLFGFKTPANKASSEAKVSGAPSLFESTEEENVPNVAKDKIAEEKKHVESIPPSEDSTEIKKKPVGAVSLFGGIDVLADEQDTSKSVPQKHNRIQEETADGDKLQKEGPPPLESKGTKAKKTALSLFDDDDDDDEDMNTDDIIPAPKTSTSTEKNALTDHGPQMTSTGVFQDEELLFSHTQQRDNDPDVDLFATSPKPSAPSQSSGKPAVPTLFGDDEDDDLFSSAKPKAPPKVPKKPSKSETNEMDKSTLTSSKEPTSPLKSKKTSRIGELQASLVVNPASLLPGAVPRIPGAVSVIPGLAPASLPAAAKPLQANDKITDHQPCSEGGVGFDSPAQVSTLQNANKGRAKGAVRRRPQTRAARHLAAQESEEADGESTSTQADEAVMAASLPTFNPVSVRPSALTIPVSTPAPAKSPDEAVRPKRFLDPGDHVFDSDDLFATKPVPSSKHKVKTPEEGHKKASKTEAVIASKKDQTSSIFDSHEDDLFATVKQKNVQKGKQMSFLEDDDDDDIFGAGKSKSTDSKNSKAEASSAKPGIFQDELKEPPKAQKKPNEVSLDASLFDDDVDIFADLTGTTKPKEKKAKKKLETKSIFDDDMDDIFSTGATKPTVKPSSKSKKSQPAQDPVSAVETGSSIFDDPLNAFEGN
- the LOC109049812 gene encoding WASH complex subunit 2-like isoform X2 codes for the protein MSNFMENGPSNHNGETEQVWERPWTLEEMQKSSTNWSLAADSGLFLFLQDFSQRMLSKTHEIEKQLDGLIQDTKATDSRLHTVFNDFLMLSNTQFIENRVYDEEVEDPAPKPETMEKHPEQEKTREQKEAELIPKVQEAVNYGLKVLESAFEQLDIKAGNSDSEDEETLEKVEPILEAKDLYVDRPLPYLIGSQAFMDQEDVGLGDLSSDEMSIGSGRDSVIESDVEEGDEQSDEYSDQDEEVHGNFKKKPSVASYDDADEENEDEDSDIFGGSDKDEDELKKDTGLPSFADELAARIKGETPNKPEADRTSLSSGPSITQKKSKTKKESKPQVEDDQDEMFKPPKMEDEEYSPFGGKGGLFSGGKGLFDDDDEGDLFSDAPKTEPLEKEKTVIQATEPPKTKKIPTGAVSIFRENKLLRSPNDSDSLESKGSESPVKPKVQAAPKRASVGGGLFDDDDDDDDFFSGKAPNKSTPGQEKQMPKKTVDLFGEADEEDDDDDDEGAARPQQDKRAEGEEETRPPEKKPPVGAISMFGPGTKNILEGLKKRRPSTSEESAESEESGALPEAVKSSPALGASEKTHSKSLFSDDEDSQLFASQTASKSKLTTQNKPSKAPLSIFDDEEEDLFSSTPKSKSVQVKKTSLQPKKPESSLLFSDEEDQWISSKPSKESPEVKPSGMKSSVSAPSRLHSVKAPQRDGLFDDDLFAATNESSKKSSQRVSLLFEDEDDDEDKEPLFGFKTPANKASSEAKVSGAPSLFESTEEENVPNVAKDKIAEEKKHVESIPPSEDSTEIKKKPVGAVSLFGGIDVLADEQDTSKSVPQKHNRIQEETADGDKLQKEGPPPLESKGTKAKKTALSLFDDDDDDDEDMNTDDIIPAPKTSTSTEKNALTDHGPQMTSTGVFQDEELLFSHTQQRDNDPDVDLFATSPKPSAPSQSSGKPAVPTLFGDDEDDDLFSSAKPKAPPKVPKKPSKSETNEMDKSTLTSSKEPTSPLKSKKTSRIGELQASLVVNPASLLPGAVPRIPGAVSVIPGLAPASLPAAAKPLQANDKITDHQPCSEGGVGFDSPAQVSTLQNANKGRAKGAVRRRPQTRAARHLAAQESEEADGESTSTQADEAVMAASLPTFNPVSVRPSALTIPVSTPAPAKSPDEAVRPKRFLDPGDHVFDSDDLFATKPVPSSKHKVKTPEEGHKKASKTEAVIASKKDQTSSIFDSHEDDLFATVKQKNVQKGKQMSFLEDDDDDDIFGAGKSKSTDSKNSKAEASSAKPGIFQDELKEPPKAQKKPNEVSLDASLFDDDVDIFADLTGTTKPKEKKAKKKLETKSIFDDDMDDIFSTGATKPTVKPSSKSKKSQPAQDPVSAVETGSSIFDDPLNAFEGN